One Streptomyces sp. NBC_01237 genomic region harbors:
- a CDS encoding pyridoxal-phosphate dependent enzyme, with amino-acid sequence MRPRAERGPRAARAVVHEHITDAVKAPDLIRLDGDVVLARFETMKVYAALGAVRSLLRRGRVVPGQTLIDSSSGIYALALAMACHRYGLRCHIVASTTVDSVMRAQLEILGATVDQMPPSQSLRLDQERRVRHVRRLLDERPDFHWMRQYHDAVHYEGYREFADLITGSLPEGPVTVVGAVGTGASTGGLVQALRESGRPVRLVGIQPFGSVTFGSEGFSDPEAIIAGIGSSIPFENVRHELYDTVHWLDFRHAMAGAVGLLRKHAVFAGLSTGAAHLVASWEAARAPGRTHLVLGADTGHRYAERVFARHREALDMAALRPRRIDTLDALRPPWSVLEWAGRPAPETAHRAGHDDNAPTPVPSVELQP; translated from the coding sequence GTGAGGCCCCGTGCGGAGCGCGGCCCGCGTGCCGCCCGCGCCGTCGTCCACGAACACATCACCGACGCGGTCAAGGCACCGGACCTGATCCGGCTGGACGGCGATGTGGTGCTCGCCCGCTTCGAGACGATGAAGGTGTACGCGGCACTCGGCGCCGTCCGCTCGCTCCTGCGCCGTGGGCGCGTCGTGCCCGGACAGACGCTGATCGACAGTTCGAGCGGCATCTACGCCCTGGCCCTGGCGATGGCCTGCCACCGCTACGGGCTGCGGTGCCACATCGTGGCGTCCACGACGGTCGACTCGGTGATGCGCGCCCAGTTGGAGATCCTGGGCGCGACCGTCGACCAGATGCCGCCCTCGCAGAGCCTGCGCCTGGACCAGGAGCGCCGCGTACGCCATGTGCGCCGGCTCCTCGACGAACGCCCCGACTTCCACTGGATGCGGCAGTACCACGACGCCGTCCACTACGAGGGGTACCGGGAGTTCGCCGATCTCATCACCGGGTCCCTGCCCGAGGGGCCGGTGACCGTCGTGGGAGCGGTGGGCACCGGGGCGTCCACCGGCGGGCTCGTCCAGGCCCTGCGGGAGTCGGGGCGCCCGGTGCGTCTGGTGGGCATCCAGCCGTTCGGCAGCGTCACCTTCGGCAGCGAGGGGTTCAGCGACCCGGAGGCGATCATCGCGGGTATCGGCAGCTCCATCCCGTTCGAGAACGTCCGCCACGAGCTGTACGACACCGTCCACTGGCTGGACTTCCGGCACGCCATGGCCGGTGCCGTCGGTCTGCTGCGCAAGCACGCGGTCTTCGCGGGGCTTTCCACCGGTGCGGCGCACCTCGTCGCCTCCTGGGAGGCGGCCCGTGCTCCGGGGCGGACGCATCTGGTCCTGGGTGCCGACACCGGCCACCGCTACGCGGAGCGGGTCTTCGCCCGCCACCGTGAGGCGCTGGACATGGCGGCGCTGCGGCCCCGGCGCATCGATACGCTCGACGCCCTGCGACCGCCCTGGTCGGTGCTGGAGTGGGCGGGACGCCCCGCGCCGGAGACCGCTCACCGGGCCGGCCACGACGACAACGCCCCCACCCCCGTACCGAGCGTGGAGCTGCAACCATGA
- a CDS encoding ATP-grasp domain-containing protein codes for MTLVALESLSFGLGRMVSAAAETGHRLCLLTGDRSVYRHELATLPPDALTVVDVDTGDPEATRRALAAVPAPAGLINTTDTWGVPAAELAADFGLPGPDPEAVRLLRDKSRVRALLHERGLSTSTAVRVVPDRASAGEVLSRVGLPAVLKDSAGTSSRNVWIVQDEESLHRALDEAGRRPFMGTLFAEAFLAGPLYSAETLSWDGTTRLLGVLSRQTSREPAVREEAAAFPVALPDDGPDGGRADGQADSRGGIERWVGRVLDAAGHRRGFAHVEFILTADGPELVEINRRIGGALVGEVLCRSLGTNVYTAMMEEALGRRPRLMDDPLDRKGPAYGFVLVHADRPGVLKGWQGLGELAAFPGSVCWYPTREPGESLAHVGDQRGCTGIVLAEGATAELAQHRAWSAATRVRPIVVGEA; via the coding sequence ATGACCCTCGTCGCACTGGAGTCCCTGTCCTTCGGGCTCGGCCGGATGGTCTCCGCCGCCGCGGAGACCGGGCACCGGCTGTGCCTGCTCACCGGTGACCGGTCGGTGTACCGGCACGAACTCGCCACGCTGCCGCCGGACGCGCTGACCGTCGTCGACGTCGACACCGGCGACCCGGAGGCGACCCGTCGCGCGCTGGCCGCCGTACCCGCTCCGGCGGGGCTGATCAACACCACCGACACCTGGGGCGTGCCCGCCGCCGAACTCGCCGCCGACTTCGGGCTGCCGGGCCCCGACCCGGAGGCCGTCCGGCTGCTGCGCGACAAGTCCCGGGTACGCGCCCTGCTGCACGAGCGGGGGCTGAGCACGAGCACCGCCGTACGTGTCGTCCCGGACCGGGCGTCGGCCGGTGAGGTGCTGAGCCGGGTGGGTCTGCCCGCGGTGCTCAAGGACTCGGCGGGCACCTCGTCGCGCAATGTCTGGATCGTCCAGGACGAGGAGTCGCTGCACCGGGCGCTCGACGAGGCCGGGCGACGGCCTTTCATGGGAACGCTGTTCGCCGAGGCATTCCTGGCCGGGCCGCTGTACAGCGCGGAGACGCTGAGCTGGGACGGCACCACCCGGCTGCTCGGGGTGCTCAGCCGACAGACGTCCCGGGAACCAGCGGTACGGGAGGAGGCGGCCGCCTTTCCGGTCGCGCTGCCCGACGACGGGCCGGACGGCGGACGCGCGGACGGGCAGGCGGACAGCCGGGGCGGCATCGAGCGGTGGGTCGGCCGCGTCCTGGACGCGGCGGGGCACCGCCGGGGCTTCGCCCATGTGGAGTTCATCCTCACCGCGGACGGCCCGGAGCTGGTCGAGATCAACCGCAGGATCGGCGGGGCGCTGGTGGGCGAGGTGCTGTGCCGTTCGCTGGGGACCAATGTGTACACGGCCATGATGGAGGAGGCCCTCGGCAGGCGGCCGCGTCTGATGGACGATCCGCTGGACCGCAAGGGACCCGCGTACGGCTTCGTCCTCGTACACGCGGACCGGCCCGGGGTGCTCAAGGGCTGGCAGGGTCTCGGCGAACTGGCCGCGTTCCCCGGCTCCGTGTGCTGGTATCCCACCCGGGAGCCCGGGGAGTCCCTGGCCCATGTCGGCGACCAGCGCGGCTGCACCGGCATCGTGCTCGCCGAGGGGGCCACGGCGGAGCTGGCACAGCACCGGGCGTGGAGTGCGGCGACCCGGGTGCGCCCGATCGTCGTCGGCGAGGCCTGA
- a CDS encoding MFS transporter, which produces MGAERAAGGRRFTGPQVFLLAGSFLITLGSFAVLPYMSVLLHQRLGLGLGTVGFVLAVASLLQFSGGVVAGPVAGRIGLRRAMWVALALRTAGFAAFVPGLTSPFLAVGALFLVSAGAALYLPANKAYLVDGAAEAERPRLLSASGSAFNAGMALGPPLAAPFVLGSPSVVFSCVAALFALVGACHALLPPGNGATTAGPAGGDGKEGPGGRSAGRHEDRRRERRAGPSPFAVTVLSVYVFMFFQHYVALYAVPRTSTAFYGGVLMGYAGLLVVAQPLLAHRIAALTYRGAMRVGFAAMAAGAASIACGGYVGIGAGSALMCLGEIVLFLKNDLEALARSSAPAASVFGRQRLAAGIGAFGSGVVGGQLYGAAEAADAVPGFWVAVCVQGLLLPLFLLGRHSGPDAGAGRPSVTESPSGTDRPSRPVRAPGTDRPPGGPGGPFRSPR; this is translated from the coding sequence GTGGGTGCTGAACGGGCGGCCGGTGGAAGGCGGTTCACGGGCCCGCAAGTGTTTCTGCTGGCCGGTTCGTTCCTGATCACGCTGGGCAGTTTCGCCGTGCTGCCCTACATGTCGGTGCTGCTGCACCAGCGGCTCGGGCTGGGGCTGGGCACGGTCGGGTTCGTCCTGGCCGTCGCCTCGCTGCTGCAGTTCTCCGGGGGCGTGGTCGCGGGCCCGGTGGCCGGGCGCATCGGGCTGCGGCGCGCGATGTGGGTGGCGCTGGCGCTGCGTACGGCCGGATTCGCGGCGTTCGTACCGGGGCTGACCAGTCCGTTCCTCGCGGTCGGTGCCCTGTTTCTGGTGTCGGCCGGGGCAGCGCTCTATCTGCCCGCCAACAAGGCGTACCTCGTGGACGGCGCCGCCGAGGCCGAGCGGCCCCGGCTGCTGTCGGCGAGCGGCTCGGCGTTCAACGCGGGGATGGCGCTCGGGCCGCCGCTCGCGGCACCGTTCGTGCTGGGCTCGCCCTCGGTGGTCTTCTCCTGCGTCGCCGCTCTGTTCGCGCTGGTCGGCGCCTGCCACGCGCTGCTGCCGCCGGGGAACGGCGCCACGACGGCGGGCCCGGCCGGCGGGGACGGGAAGGAGGGGCCCGGCGGGCGGAGTGCCGGCCGCCACGAGGACCGGCGCCGGGAACGGCGGGCCGGGCCCTCCCCCTTCGCGGTGACGGTTCTGAGCGTGTACGTCTTCATGTTCTTCCAGCACTATGTGGCGCTGTACGCGGTCCCGCGCACCTCGACGGCCTTCTACGGCGGCGTGCTGATGGGGTACGCCGGTCTCCTCGTGGTCGCCCAGCCGCTGCTGGCCCACCGGATCGCGGCGCTGACGTACCGGGGTGCGATGCGGGTGGGATTCGCCGCCATGGCGGCGGGGGCGGCGAGCATCGCCTGCGGCGGGTACGTGGGCATCGGCGCGGGCAGCGCCCTGATGTGCCTGGGCGAGATCGTCCTCTTCCTGAAGAACGACCTGGAGGCCCTGGCCCGCTCCTCCGCCCCCGCGGCTTCGGTCTTCGGGCGCCAGCGGCTGGCGGCGGGGATCGGCGCGTTCGGGAGCGGCGTCGTCGGCGGCCAGTTGTACGGGGCGGCGGAGGCGGCCGACGCGGTACCGGGATTCTGGGTGGCGGTGTGTGTGCAGGGGCTGTTGCTGCCCCTGTTCCTCCTCGGCCGGCACTCCGGCCCGGACGCCGGTGCCGGGCGCCCGTCAGTCACGGAGAGCCCGTCGGGCACGGACCGGCCATCGCGCCCGGTACGCGCACCGGGCACGGACCGGCCGCCGGGTGGTCCCGGCGGCCCGTTCCGCTCACCGCGCTAG
- a CDS encoding sigma-70 family RNA polymerase sigma factor, translating to MFAARQNDAQITDWALAAGGGDREAAEHFVRATYDDVRRFVAHLSADAPGADDLAQETYLRAMSGLARFAGRSCARTWLLSIARRVVIDRHRTAAARPRIADTADWQAVVERAQPSQLPGFDESVAVFDALRSLEPARRQAFALTQLLGLSYEEAAAAAGCPIGTVRSRVARARRDLALLWSEETAGRTAPRERQGCS from the coding sequence GTGTTCGCCGCCCGGCAGAACGACGCACAGATCACCGACTGGGCACTGGCCGCCGGTGGCGGCGACCGGGAGGCCGCCGAGCACTTCGTCCGCGCCACCTACGACGACGTCAGGAGGTTCGTCGCCCACCTCAGCGCCGATGCCCCCGGCGCCGACGACCTGGCCCAGGAGACCTATCTGCGGGCCATGAGCGGCCTGGCGAGGTTCGCGGGCCGGTCCTGTGCCCGAACCTGGCTGCTGTCCATCGCGCGGCGGGTCGTCATCGACCGCCACCGCACGGCCGCCGCCCGGCCGCGGATCGCGGACACCGCCGACTGGCAGGCGGTGGTGGAGCGTGCCCAGCCGTCCCAACTGCCCGGATTCGACGAGTCCGTCGCGGTGTTCGACGCACTGCGGAGCCTGGAGCCCGCGCGGCGCCAGGCCTTCGCGCTGACCCAACTGCTGGGCCTCTCCTACGAGGAGGCGGCGGCCGCCGCCGGATGCCCCATCGGAACGGTGCGTTCCCGGGTCGCGCGGGCCAGACGGGATCTCGCGCTGCTGTGGAGCGAGGAGACGGCCGGCCGGACGGCTCCGCGGGAGCGGCAGGGATGTTCCTAG
- a CDS encoding ferric reductase-like transmembrane domain-containing protein, which translates to MTNPPPEPAPVGTEAPAPVEGPTSPGTRQPRPTLRSDLRASLPDGLVALAVTAAVFAVLYVRIRDKSSSTVSVMPFMADVGGFWMYFLSQAFGWSALLWAWGTVILGLLLSGPRPGRLPLSGPRLERLHRTTSLNTIALIAAHALLFAAELIRHDTAGWNSALATALTEAFVPGGYDSGTGRIAIPVGQAALYLAVPLGLLFYVRHRIGPRTWRILHRCVIVVYVLSVWHTLLYGTNVWYDGWFRTSVWLLQLPIAALLLLRLLRPARRSEKLSARPGDSSGSRTGWALRLGGRLAVAGVLVALVAVVVSGNDGGRTVPPDDTSSSHNHD; encoded by the coding sequence ATGACGAACCCGCCCCCCGAACCCGCACCGGTCGGCACCGAGGCACCCGCACCCGTCGAGGGCCCCACCTCTCCCGGCACCCGGCAGCCACGCCCCACGCTCCGCTCCGACCTGCGCGCCTCCCTGCCCGACGGCCTGGTCGCCCTCGCGGTGACCGCCGCCGTCTTCGCCGTGCTCTACGTCCGGATCCGCGACAAGTCCTCCTCGACGGTCTCCGTCATGCCGTTCATGGCCGACGTGGGCGGCTTCTGGATGTACTTCCTCAGCCAGGCGTTCGGCTGGTCCGCACTGCTCTGGGCCTGGGGGACGGTCATCCTCGGACTGCTGCTGTCGGGCCCGCGTCCGGGGCGCCTGCCGCTGTCGGGCCCCCGGCTGGAGCGCCTGCACCGCACGACGAGCCTCAACACGATCGCGCTCATCGCGGCCCACGCGCTGCTGTTCGCCGCGGAGCTGATACGGCACGACACGGCGGGCTGGAACTCGGCGCTCGCCACCGCCCTCACGGAAGCCTTCGTACCCGGCGGCTACGACTCGGGCACCGGGCGGATCGCCATCCCCGTGGGGCAGGCGGCCCTGTACCTCGCGGTACCGCTGGGCCTGCTCTTCTACGTGAGGCACCGCATCGGCCCCAGAACCTGGCGCATCCTGCACCGCTGCGTGATCGTCGTCTACGTCCTGAGCGTCTGGCACACCCTGCTGTACGGGACGAACGTCTGGTACGACGGCTGGTTCCGCACCTCCGTGTGGCTCCTCCAGCTGCCGATCGCGGCGCTGCTGCTCCTCCGGCTGCTGCGGCCCGCCCGCCGCTCGGAGAAGCTGTCCGCGCGGCCCGGCGACTCCTCGGGGTCCCGAACGGGCTGGGCCCTGCGCCTGGGCGGCCGGCTCGCCGTGGCCGGGGTCCTCGTGGCCCTCGTCGCCGTCGTGGTCAGCGGGAATGACGGCGGCCGGACCGTTCCGCCGGACGACACGTCCTCCAGTCACAACCACGACTGA
- a CDS encoding universal stress protein, with translation MTTTELPVIAAVDGSSHSWDALDWATHEAVRRGLPLTIVHVRPLTRRISQETQLREAEELLTESVRRTALIAPELHPSTLAPLDFPSAALVSLGRDASMVVVGSRGLGGFRSLMIGSNSLATASMAPCPVVVVHSGRADEDEAEAAESAFPDIVAGVAADESSEAVLDFAFETAASRPGARLRIVHGWTMFSSMLSGGPVFDREAAAGAAERTLAELTAGRHEKYPQVDVVREPVSGSASRTLVTASATAALTVIGRRKGGESLGLGLSPVAQTTVTHALGPVAVVPC, from the coding sequence ATGACCACCACCGAGCTTCCCGTCATCGCCGCTGTGGACGGTTCGTCGCACAGTTGGGACGCGCTCGACTGGGCCACTCACGAAGCCGTGCGACGAGGGCTGCCGCTGACGATCGTGCACGTCCGGCCACTCACCCGGCGGATCAGTCAGGAGACCCAGCTGCGCGAGGCCGAGGAGCTGCTCACCGAGTCCGTACGCCGGACCGCACTGATCGCTCCCGAGCTGCATCCCTCCACCCTCGCCCCGCTGGACTTCCCGTCGGCCGCGCTGGTCTCGCTCGGCCGGGACGCCTCGATGGTGGTGGTGGGTTCGCGCGGGCTCGGCGGATTCCGCTCGCTGATGATCGGCTCCAACAGCCTGGCGACCGCGTCGATGGCCCCGTGTCCCGTGGTGGTCGTCCACAGCGGCCGCGCGGACGAGGACGAGGCGGAGGCCGCCGAGAGCGCCTTCCCCGACATCGTGGCGGGGGTGGCCGCCGACGAGAGCAGCGAGGCGGTGCTGGACTTCGCCTTCGAGACCGCCGCCTCCCGTCCGGGCGCACGTCTGCGGATCGTGCACGGCTGGACGATGTTCTCCTCGATGCTCTCGGGCGGTCCGGTCTTCGACCGGGAGGCCGCGGCGGGCGCGGCGGAGCGGACACTCGCGGAGCTCACCGCGGGCCGTCACGAGAAGTACCCGCAGGTGGACGTCGTACGCGAGCCGGTGAGCGGTTCCGCTTCGCGCACCCTGGTGACCGCGTCGGCCACGGCGGCACTGACCGTGATCGGGCGTCGCAAGGGGGGCGAGTCGCTGGGGCTGGGCCTGTCGCCGGTGGCACAGACGACGGTCACACACGCGCTGGGGCCGGTGGCCGTCGTCCCCTGCTGA
- a CDS encoding nuclear transport factor 2 family protein: MTQRVALATVMDQLAIDAVITGYAVAVDDGDWPGYGGLFTPDGRADYREAGGVEGPATEVAQWLTETMRLFPVRQHLIVNRRIGLQDLGGYPGDRADVQADYLNPMRLVAGSRPGTAEGGDTAPDFVSGGRYSFELLRTESGWRIRSVVVHEKWRRTPGGPAPV, translated from the coding sequence ATGACGCAGCGTGTGGCACTCGCGACCGTAATGGACCAGCTCGCCATCGATGCAGTGATCACTGGTTACGCGGTGGCGGTCGACGACGGCGACTGGCCCGGCTACGGCGGTCTGTTCACCCCGGACGGCCGTGCCGACTACCGGGAAGCCGGCGGTGTGGAGGGCCCGGCCACCGAGGTCGCGCAGTGGCTGACGGAAACGATGCGGCTCTTCCCCGTCCGGCAGCATCTGATCGTCAACCGCCGCATCGGCCTCCAGGATCTCGGCGGCTATCCGGGCGACCGGGCCGACGTACAGGCCGACTACCTCAACCCCATGCGGCTGGTGGCGGGGTCGCGTCCGGGCACGGCCGAGGGCGGCGACACCGCACCGGACTTCGTCTCCGGCGGCCGGTACTCCTTCGAGCTGCTGCGTACGGAGTCGGGCTGGCGGATCCGCTCCGTCGTCGTCCACGAGAAGTGGCGACGTACACCGGGTGGCCCCGCCCCGGTCTGA
- the lnt gene encoding apolipoprotein N-acyltransferase, with protein MRMRDGRVPTGTTPAARAPGGPRAAGRRLPASPWVRGGAALLAGALPALAFPAPGLWWFAHVALVPLLLLIRSAVTPRRAALDAWIGGTGFMIAVHHWLMPSLHVFIVVLAALLGLLWAPWGLLVSRLLGGAPSAPRSVAAVVLVPSGWLMIELVRSWEGLGGPWGLLGASQWEFAPALRVASVGGVWLVSLLVLAVNTGVVLLLVAPAARAATGVSLVACALAVAAIWSWAPRPERVATARIAVVQPGVVEGPHSVERRFARGEELTRSLAGRDLDLVVWGESSVGVDPLRSPKTASRLAALSRLVGAEVLVNVDARQTDASGRTGIFKSAVLIGPDGPTGDRYDKMRLVPFGEYVPARAALGWATSVGRAAGEDRLRGTRPVVMALSGERGLRFGPLVCFESAFPDMSRQLIRDGAGLLIAQSSTSSFQHSWAPGQHASLGALRAAESGRPMVHATLTGTSAVYGPRGERVGGRLGTGSSAAAVFDVPLARGTTLYVRFGDWPVYGALAALAALLAAEGLRSLRKPAPATPAPLAHTAHGSPGRPGH; from the coding sequence ATGCGAATGCGGGACGGGCGCGTTCCGACCGGTACCACCCCTGCCGCGCGGGCACCCGGCGGTCCGCGTGCAGCGGGTCGGCGGCTGCCCGCCTCCCCCTGGGTGCGCGGCGGTGCCGCCCTGCTCGCCGGCGCCCTGCCCGCCCTCGCGTTCCCCGCTCCGGGGCTCTGGTGGTTCGCCCATGTCGCGCTGGTGCCCCTGCTCCTGCTGATCCGGTCGGCGGTGACGCCGCGGCGCGCGGCACTGGACGCCTGGATCGGCGGCACCGGTTTCATGATCGCCGTGCATCACTGGCTGATGCCGAGCCTGCATGTGTTCATCGTGGTCCTGGCGGCGTTGCTCGGCCTGCTCTGGGCCCCGTGGGGTCTGCTGGTGTCCCGGCTGCTCGGCGGCGCCCCGTCCGCTCCGCGTTCGGTGGCCGCGGTCGTCCTCGTACCGTCCGGCTGGCTGATGATCGAGCTGGTCCGCTCCTGGGAGGGCCTCGGCGGCCCCTGGGGGCTGCTCGGCGCCTCCCAGTGGGAGTTCGCGCCTGCGCTCCGGGTGGCGTCGGTGGGCGGCGTGTGGCTGGTGAGCCTGCTGGTACTGGCGGTCAACACCGGCGTCGTTCTGCTGCTCGTGGCGCCCGCCGCCCGCGCCGCCACCGGGGTCTCCCTCGTGGCGTGCGCCCTCGCCGTGGCGGCGATCTGGAGCTGGGCGCCGCGGCCGGAGCGCGTCGCGACGGCCCGGATCGCCGTCGTGCAGCCGGGTGTGGTGGAGGGGCCCCACAGTGTTGAGCGCCGCTTCGCGCGCGGTGAGGAGCTGACGCGTTCGCTGGCGGGCCGGGATCTCGATCTCGTGGTGTGGGGCGAGAGCAGTGTCGGCGTTGATCCGCTGAGGAGCCCGAAGACCGCGTCGCGCCTCGCGGCGCTCTCGCGGCTGGTGGGTGCCGAGGTGCTGGTGAACGTGGACGCCCGGCAGACGGACGCGTCGGGCCGGACCGGGATCTTCAAGTCCGCGGTGCTGATCGGGCCGGACGGGCCCACCGGGGACCGCTACGACAAGATGCGGCTGGTGCCGTTCGGCGAGTACGTCCCCGCGCGGGCGGCGCTCGGCTGGGCGACCTCGGTCGGCAGGGCGGCGGGCGAGGACCGGCTGCGCGGCACCCGGCCGGTGGTGATGGCTCTGTCGGGCGAGCGGGGGCTGCGGTTCGGCCCGCTGGTGTGCTTCGAGTCGGCGTTCCCCGACATGAGCAGGCAGCTGATCCGGGACGGCGCGGGACTGCTGATCGCCCAGTCGTCGACGTCCTCGTTCCAGCACAGCTGGGCGCCCGGCCAGCACGCCTCGCTCGGGGCGCTGCGGGCCGCCGAGAGCGGCCGTCCGATGGTGCACGCGACGCTCACCGGCACCAGTGCGGTGTACGGGCCGCGCGGAGAGCGGGTGGGCGGACGGCTCGGTACGGGTTCGAGCGCGGCCGCCGTCTTCGACGTACCGCTGGCCCGCGGCACCACGCTCTACGTCCGCTTCGGCGACTGGCCCGTGTACGGCGCGCTGGCGGCACTGGCGGCCCTGCTCGCCGCCGAGGGGCTGCGGTCCCTCAGGAAGCCTGCTCCAGCGACTCCCGCACCACTCGCTCACACAGCTCATGGGTCGCCAGGGCGTCCCGGGCACTGA
- a CDS encoding Gfo/Idh/MocA family protein, producing the protein MKVGCIGLGDIARKAYLPVLTTLPGIELHLQTRTPATLAEVAETHRIPAGQCHTSLDSLLAQGLDAAFVHAPTSVHPEIVGRLLEAGVPTYVDKPLAYELAGSERLVSLAEERGTSLAVGFNRRLAPGYAQCLEHPRELILMQKNRVGLPEDPRTMVLDDFIHVVDTLRFLVPGPVDHTSVRARIVDGLMHHVVLQLSGDGFTAIGLMNRLSGSTEEILEVSGQDTKRQVVNLAEIIDHKGRPTVRRRGDWVPVARQRGIEQSVLTFLDAVRAGETLSARDALATHELCERVVRESLEQAS; encoded by the coding sequence GTGAAGGTCGGTTGCATCGGGCTCGGCGACATTGCGCGGAAGGCATATCTGCCCGTGCTGACCACGTTGCCGGGAATCGAGCTGCATCTGCAGACCCGCACCCCCGCCACGCTCGCCGAGGTCGCCGAGACGCACCGGATTCCGGCAGGCCAGTGCCACACCTCCCTCGACTCGCTGCTCGCCCAGGGACTCGACGCCGCCTTCGTGCACGCCCCGACCTCCGTGCACCCGGAGATCGTCGGCCGGCTCCTGGAAGCCGGTGTACCCACGTACGTCGACAAGCCGCTCGCCTATGAACTCGCCGGTTCCGAGCGGCTGGTCAGCCTCGCCGAGGAGCGCGGTACCAGCCTCGCCGTCGGCTTCAACCGCAGGCTCGCCCCCGGCTACGCGCAGTGCCTGGAGCACCCGCGCGAACTGATCCTGATGCAGAAGAACCGCGTCGGTCTGCCCGAGGACCCGCGGACCATGGTGCTGGACGACTTCATCCATGTCGTCGACACACTGCGCTTCCTGGTCCCCGGCCCCGTCGACCACACGTCCGTACGGGCCCGGATCGTCGACGGTCTGATGCACCATGTCGTGCTCCAGCTGTCCGGCGACGGGTTCACCGCCATCGGCCTGATGAACCGGCTCAGCGGATCGACCGAGGAGATCCTCGAAGTCTCCGGCCAGGACACCAAGCGCCAGGTGGTGAACCTCGCGGAGATCATCGACCACAAGGGCCGGCCCACCGTGCGCAGGCGGGGCGACTGGGTGCCGGTCGCCCGGCAGCGCGGCATCGAGCAGAGCGTGCTGACGTTCCTGGACGCCGTACGGGCCGGGGAGACGCTCAGTGCCCGGGACGCCCTGGCGACCCATGAGCTGTGTGAGCGAGTGGTGCGGGAGTCGCTGGAGCAGGCTTCCTGA
- a CDS encoding DinB family protein yields the protein MTAPERSEPAVDAAERPMLEGWLDFHRETLATKCAGLTDAQLREASVPPSEFTLLGLVRHMAEVERGWFRIVLAGEDAAPIYGTDEDPDAEFHLTEADTWAEAEATWRAEIAQARENAAKVGLDEMSAGLSRRGETYNLRWIYTHMIEEYARHNGHADLVRERIDGATGV from the coding sequence ATGACTGCTCCTGAACGCTCCGAACCCGCCGTCGACGCCGCCGAACGCCCGATGCTGGAGGGCTGGCTGGACTTCCACCGCGAGACGCTCGCGACGAAGTGCGCCGGGCTCACCGACGCCCAGCTGCGGGAGGCGTCCGTGCCGCCGTCGGAATTCACGCTGCTCGGGCTCGTCCGGCACATGGCCGAGGTGGAGCGTGGCTGGTTCCGTATCGTGCTGGCCGGCGAGGACGCGGCGCCGATCTACGGCACCGACGAGGACCCGGACGCCGAGTTCCATCTCACCGAGGCGGACACCTGGGCGGAGGCGGAGGCCACCTGGCGTGCGGAGATCGCGCAGGCACGGGAGAACGCGGCGAAGGTCGGCCTCGACGAGATGTCCGCGGGGCTGAGCCGCAGGGGCGAGACGTACAACCTCCGGTGGATCTACACGCACATGATCGAGGAGTACGCCCGGCACAACGGCCACGCCGACCTCGTCCGCGAACGGATCGACGGCGCCACCGGCGTCTGA
- a CDS encoding uracil-DNA glycosylase, whose translation MTDTDLLPESWRGVLGEELQKPYVKELADFVEEERAKGPVYPPREQVFAALDATPYDRVKVLILGQDPYHGEGQGHGLCFSVRPGVKTPPSLRNIYKEMKEELGLPVPDNGYLMPWAEQGVLLLNAVLTVRAGEANSHKGKGWEKITDAVIRAVASRPDPAVFVLWGNYAQKKLPLIDEERHVVVKGAHPSPLSAKKFFGSRPFTRINEAVAAQGHEAIDWRIPDLG comes from the coding sequence GTGACCGACACCGACCTGCTGCCCGAGTCCTGGCGCGGCGTCCTCGGCGAAGAGCTGCAGAAGCCGTACGTCAAGGAGCTCGCGGACTTCGTCGAGGAAGAGCGGGCCAAGGGGCCGGTGTATCCGCCGCGCGAGCAGGTCTTCGCCGCGCTGGACGCCACCCCGTACGACCGGGTGAAGGTCCTCATCCTCGGCCAGGACCCGTATCACGGCGAGGGCCAGGGGCACGGACTGTGCTTCTCCGTGCGGCCGGGCGTGAAGACGCCGCCCTCGCTGCGCAACATCTACAAGGAGATGAAGGAGGAGCTCGGCCTGCCCGTCCCGGACAACGGGTATCTGATGCCCTGGGCCGAGCAGGGAGTCCTCCTCCTCAACGCCGTGCTGACGGTACGGGCCGGAGAGGCCAACTCCCACAAGGGCAAGGGCTGGGAGAAGATCACCGACGCGGTGATCCGCGCGGTGGCCTCGCGGCCGGACCCCGCGGTCTTCGTGCTCTGGGGCAACTACGCGCAGAAGAAGCTTCCGCTGATCGACGAGGAGCGCCATGTGGTGGTGAAGGGCGCCCACCCCTCGCCGCTCTCCGCCAAGAAGTTCTTCGGCTCCCGCCCCTTCACCCGGATCAACGAGGCCGTCGCCGCCCAGGGGCACGAGGCCATCGACTGGCGCATCCCCGACCTGGGCTGA